CTTTCGAGAAGAGGCTGGCGCCTTTGGGACTAAAGCCGGACATGGGCACGCTCAACGCCGGCACCCTGAATTTCGGTGATGACGTGTTCATCAACCATCCCCAGGACATCGTGCGCCTGGCCGAGGCCTTCAAGGTTTTCGGCGTGGTGCCGGAGATCGAGGTTTACGAATCCGGCATGGTGGATTACGTGGCCAAACTGGTGAAAAAAGGCATTATCACTCACACTCCGCTGCACGTGCAGTTCGTGCTGGGTGTGCCCGGCGGGATGAGCGGAACGCCAAGGAACGTGCTTTACATGATGGATCACCTCCAAGAGCAGATCCCCACTGCCACCTGGGCGGTGGCGGGAATCGGCCGTTTCCACATTCCCGCTTCACTGACCGCGATGGCCAACGGCGGCCACATCCGGGTGGGCTTTGAAGATAACATTTTCTACCACAAGGGCGTCGTGGCGGAATCGAACGCCCAGCTGGTGGCCCGTATGGCCCGCATCGCCACTGAGATCGGGCGTCCCCTGGCCACTCCCGCGCAAACGCGCTCTATCCTTGGTTTGCCGGAGCGGTGATGGTTCTCAGCGATAATGCAAAAGTGGTGTTGGAACGGCGCTATTTCCGCAAGAACGACGCCGGTGAGACCATCGAGGACTGGGCTGCCCTGATCGGCCGCGTGGCCAAAGACATCGCCGGCGGCGATCCGGACAAGGAAAAGCGCTATCAGGAGCTGCTTGATTCCGGATACTTTTTGCCCAACTCCCCCACCCTGATGAACGCCGGCAACGACCTGCAACAGCTATCCGCCTGTTTTGTGCTGCCCATCGAGGACAGCATGAACAGCATCTTCGAAACGGTGAAGAACGCCGCCCTGATCCACAA
This is a stretch of genomic DNA from Candidatus Cloacimonadota bacterium. It encodes these proteins:
- a CDS encoding 3-keto-5-aminohexanoate cleavage protein, with the protein product MDPLILTAAITGAETNREDQPNLPITPEEQAADALACFEAGARVIHLHVRDDAGKPTQSLERFKSALRAIKEAAPELVIQISTGGAVGEAFEKRLAPLGLKPDMGTLNAGTLNFGDDVFINHPQDIVRLAEAFKVFGVVPEIEVYESGMVDYVAKLVKKGIITHTPLHVQFVLGVPGGMSGTPRNVLYMMDHLQEQIPTATWAVAGIGRFHIPASLTAMANGGHIRVGFEDNIFYHKGVVAESNAQLVARMARIATEIGRPLATPAQTRSILGLPER